Genomic DNA from Ilyobacter polytropus DSM 2926:
TATCTAGCAGGGGGGTTAGGAATACTAACCTCTAGCCTTATACTGGGTTTTTACGGAGTTGTAGGAGGATGGTCATTGAGATTTTTCTACCTTTCCTCTACCAATGCCCTTATCAACAAAAACCCTGATGAATTGGGGAATGCTTTCAGAAGTTTTATTACTTCACCTGCAGACCCGATATTTTGGCAGGTTTTATTTATGGTGATAACGGCTCTTGTACTTATAAGTAAGATAGAAGGAAGCATAGAAAAAATAACCAAAATAATGATGCCGATGCTTTTTCTTATAATAATGGTTCTTTGTATGAAGGCACTTGTCCTTCCTGAATTAGGAAAGGGTATGGCATTTTTTCTGAAGCCTGATTTTTCCAAAATTACTGCAGGGGGAATACAGGCCGCCATGGGTCAGTCATTTTTCAGTCTCAGTATAGGGATGGGAGTGCTTATAACATACGGATCTTTTATGAAAAGAGATGAAAATCTTTTGGTTTCAGCTCTTCATGTTATAGGTACAGACACACTTGTGGCATTTTTGATAGGAGTTATTGTTTTTCCAGTAGCCTTTACTTACGGAATAGATCCTGAGTCAGGTCCGGGTCTTATATTTACTACACTGACGTCTCTTTTCAATGAGATACAAGGAGGATACGGATTAGGAGTGATGTTCTTTTTGCTTCTATTTTTGGCGGCTTTGACTACTGCGATCTCTTTATTAGAGTCTGTTGTGACGTGTCTTAATAATCAGTGTAAATTACCGAGAAATACAAGTGTTTTAATTGCAACTGTAATTATAACAGCTTTAGGAGCTGTAACTTCGTTATCTCTTGGAGTTTGGGGAGAAAGTAATATATTCTATGTCTTAGATTATATAACAGTGGACGTTTTTCTACCTGTTATGGCCATGCTGACCTCTTTTTATCTTGGTTATGTTCTAGAATTAAAAGTAATTAAAGAGGAGATGTCAAATGACGGAATTCAGTTTAAATATACTAAGCACTTACAGATGATGTTAAAATTTGTATGTCCTGTTATTATAGCTATTGTTCTTTTAGGTGGCTTGGCACTGAATTAGCATAATTGATAATATAAAAGGAATATGATATAATTTCTTTATTAAACTAATGAATAATAGGCGGTAGTGTATATGAAAAATAAAGAAATTACTGTAGGCGGACAGGCGGTTATAGAGGGTGTAATGATGAAAGGCTCTAAAAATCTGGCAACGGCTGTGAGGAAACCTGACGGTGAAATAGTCTATAGAAAGACGGATATTTCCAGTAAAAGTGGAAAGATTTCGAAACTTCCTTTTGTCAGAGGGTCTATAATTTTATTTAGTACCCTTATTTTAGGAACAAAAGAACTTACTTTTTCTGCTAATCAGGCAGATGACACAGAAGAGGAGCTTAGTGATAAGGAGCTTTTTATGACTGTTACATTTGCCCTTTTACTAGGAGTTGGACTCTTTATGGTTCTTCCATCGGCTATAGGGGGCTTATTGTTTTCGGCTAACAAGCTTTATGCAAATATTCTAGAGGCCTTTTTAAGATTGTTGTTTTTCGTAGTATATATCTGGGCAATATCTTTTTCAAAGGATATCAGAAGAGTCTTTGAATATCACGGTGCTGAGCATAAATCTATATATGCATTTGAGAATGGTTTAGAACTTACTCCAGAAAATGCAAAACAATATACGACGCTTCATCCTAGATGCGGTACAAGTTTTCTGCTTATTGTGATGCTCTGCTCTATATTTGTATTTTCTATTGTAGACTTTGTAATTCCTACACCTGCAACTATGTGGGGGCGTATCGGGTTAAAAGCAGTTCTGAGAGTTCTCTTCATGCCTGCTATAGCAGGGTTGTCCTACGAATTTCAAAGATTTACCAGTAGAAATCTTCATAAAAAGTGGGTAAGAACATTGGCTTCACCTGGTCTTCTTTTGCAGAAAATAACTACTAAAGAACCTGATTTAGATCAGTTAGAGGTTGCCATAGTTGCACTAAGAGTTGCAATGGGAGAAACAGTGGACAACGCAGTTGAAATAGAAAATAAAAACCTTAAAGTAAAAGAAGAGCACGCTTAGCGCTGCTCTTCTTTGCTTTTAGAGCTAGAAATATAGTTTTAACTTTTGTGGTATACCTCTACTCTGTTTCTTCCGTTTTTTTTGGCGAGATAAAGAGCTGAATCAGAATTTTTGATGGCTGCTTCAATTGTATCAAAAGAATCGTCTAAGGCTGAGATCCCTATGCTAAGAGTCACCTTGATACTGGTGTCATTGAAGATAAAAGTTTCTTCAGCTATTGTCTTTATTATTTTTTCTGCAACAATTTTTCCGGCCTTCAATTCTGTTTCAGGTAAGGCGATTAGAAATTCATCCCCGCCGTATCTTCCAAAGATATCTTCGTTTCGGATTTTATCATGAATAATTTTGCTTATAGCTTCAAGAATGTAATCTCCTGCAAGATGTCCGTAGTTATCATTTATGCTTTTAAAATGATCGATATCAAAAATCATACAGCACAGAGATAAATGGTGTCTTTTTAATTTTGTCAGTTCTTTTGAAAAAAGTTCTGAGAAGTATCTTCTGCTATAGGTTTTTGTCAGAGGATCTATTGTGGAATGTAAAAAAAGCTGTTCGTTTTTTTCTTCAAGATAAGTGTTCATTTTTTTTAAAGTTTCTTTTTTTGTTTCAATCTCTTTGTTTTTTTCTGTCAGCTCTGAGTTTTTTTCTTTTATCATTTCCAGACTCAGATATTCAGAATATTTTGACTTTGAATAAAGAAAAGCTAGAAGTGCAATAAAAATAGATATAATATAAAATTTCCAAATCAGCTTATGATTAATTTCTGATTTTATTTTAATAAAGTGCTTTTCAGGTATAGTGGAAATTATTATCCACCGATATTTTTCAAAGTCTTCATTGGAGTAATTATTCTGGGGATTTTCAGACAAAATATATTTGTCTTTTGTGGGGTTTACTTTTGTATATGTGAAAAGGCTATTGTCTAAAAAAAGCTGACCCATAAGATTATTTTTCATTTCTTCCAATAACTCAGGATTGTCATTTTTCATGTTGATTGACTTTTTTTCATCGAACATGAATCCCCATTCTTTATTTTTATCTTGATGTATCAGATAATAAGAACTGCTGTTTATCATAAAGTAAGAGCTTGAATTTTTGAGGTCGGAGTTATTTTCTATATCGCTTAATATATTTTTTCCTAAGTAATTTACAATAACTATTCCCAGTTTTTTTCCTGATTTATCAATTACCGGAGTGGCAAAACGAAGTACCGGTTTATAAGGTAATTCTATATTTTTATCTTCTATATTGAGATCAAAATCAGACATAAAAATTTCACCTTTGTTTAATTTGATGGAATTTTTAAAATAATAACGTTCTTCTTTGTTTTGTAACTGTGTATTTTCTACAATAACAGGATTCCCATCTTTATAATTCACCCTTATTTTTTCAAGACCTGAGTTATCTATATAGCGTATCTGATCATAAATTTTTTTGTATTTTATAAAGTTAAAATACTGGTGAGAAGTCTCTTTGAAATCTAAAGGGGATTTTTTTAAATCTTTGTATAAAGAAATGTTCTGGGAAAGATAAAGAACATCGGAAGTTACACTAGAAAGATCATTTAGTATAATTTCATGTACTGATTCTATAGAAATTTTTTCTGAAATTTTGATTTGATCTATTTCATTTTTTATACTGGAATTTCTGACAACTGTGAAAAAAATAAGAGTTAAAATAAAAAAAGGTGCAAAAATATAAAGGAAATATTTTATTTTGATATATTTACTTTCTGTTTTATTCATTGTTTCTCCCTGTAGAACATGATTTTATAATTTCATTATAATCTAAGAAGTGAATATATTCTACATGATATCAGGTTATTTATGATTAAATTTTTTTATAATTATAGACTTTATTTAGTTTAAAGTATAAAAAATTAATTTTAACAGAATTATTTTATGACTGAAAATTTTCTATCAAATAAAAAAGTTATTCTTAAGGGTTTGAAAGGAAATAAAACAGAAATGTAGAAACTATTACCTAAGTGGGGTGAGTACAATGAACTTAAAAAAAGAACTGGGATTCTGGGAAGTTTTCAGCATAGCCACTGGAGCGATGATTAGTTCAGGTATATTTATTTTGCCTGGCATAGCTTTTGAAAAAGCAGGTCCAAGTATAATATTGTCTTATTTTCTAGGTGGTATTCTTGCTCTTTCAGGGATACTCAATGTTATAGAATTAGCCACTGCAATGCCAAAGGCTGGAGGTGACTATTTTTTCGTCATGAGAACTTTGGGTCCCCTATTTGGAACCGTGTCTGGAGTTTTGAGTTGGTTTGCTCTGTCTCTAAAAAGTGCCTTTGCCATTCTAGGTATAGCAAGTTTTATTGACGGTATTTTTTACGGGTCTGTGACTGCCAATGATATGTTTTTTATATCCATATTTGTCACTATTTTTTTTATGGTATTAAATATAATAGGAGTAGATGTAGCTGCCAAATTTGAAGTTACTCTGGTAATTATTTTAATATGTGTAATGGTGCTGTATGTGATAGTAGGTTCGAGTTCTGTAGATGTTTCAAGGTATACTCCATTTATATCTTCTTTTGAAGATGGAAAGATAAAAGAAATTTTTCCGATATTTAAAAATTCAGGGATGTATAAAATAGTAGGTACAACTTCTCTTATATTTGTTTCTTTCGGAGGGCTTTTGAAGGCAACAACTGTGGCAGAAGAGGTAAAAGATGCAGGTAATAACATAACCAAGGGAATGATAGCCTCTATAATGACCATAACTATACTCTATGTACTTATGCTTACAGTTACTGTGGGTAATATCGATGGAGGGTACCTAGCAGGGTCCTTGTCCCCTATCTCAGATACGGCTAAAAGAGTTTTTGGACCGTGGGGATACTATCTTATAAATTTTGCAGCTCTTTTGGCTTTTTTTACCACTGCCAATGCAGGTATAATGGCTGCGTCGAGGTATCCCATGGCTCTTTCTAGAGATGGACTTGTACCTCCTATAATGAGTACGGTAAGTATTAAATTTAAAACACCTGTTCTATCAATACTTTTTACAGGAACATTCATAATGCTTTCTCTTATGCTGCCACTGGAGTTGCTTGCTAAAACAGCATCGGCAGTTATACTTTTGGCCTATATGTTAACAAGTCTGTGTGTAATAATACTTCGGGAAAGTAATGTCAAAAATTATAAGCCTATATTTAAGGCACCTCTATACCCCTGGCTTCAGATAAGCTGCATAATAATATTCAATTACTTTATGTTTAGTCTAGGATGGAAGGTCCTAAAGATAAATGTTTTACTGATAATAATAAGTATAATGGTGTATTTTCTTTACGGTAAAAAAAGAACATCACAGGAATATGCACTCCTTCACCTTCTTCTAAGAATAACTGAAAATCTAGGACTAAAGCATGGTCTTGAAGAAGAGCTAAGGGATATAATACATGAAAGAGACGAAGTGGAGTTAGATGAATTTGACAGGCTTATAAAAAATGCCAAGATTCTGGATCTTAAAGGACCAGTCACTCTAGATGAACTTTTCGATATAGAGGCTAGGCATCTGACAAGTGTAGTTGATAAACCAGAGCATGAACTGATAAAACTTTTTAATGACAGAGAGAGGGAATTTAGTACTGCCATAACTGATTTTACAGCCATTCCACATATAGTGGTAGATGAGAAGGATCTCTTTTATCTCATGGTTGTAAGATGCCGAGAGGGGATAAGGTTTAACGAAAAAAGAAACTCTGTCAAAGCTGTATTTTTATTTATAAGCAGTCCGACCCTAAGAAAAACTCATCTTAGAACCTTGGCCTCTATAGCCTCACTCACAAGAGAGGAAAGTTATGAGAGGAAGTGGATGAGTGCCAAAAATGAAAATTATCTGAGAGACATGATTTTGCTAAGTAAAAGAGAAAGGATACATCATAAATTTTAAAATATATTGACTTTTTAATGAGAGATTATTAATATAGAAACATCTTGATAAAGGGGGAATAAGATGAATTTGAGTAACCTTAATAACATCGATCCGGAAATTTACGATGTTGTATTAAAAGAAGAAGACAGACAGGAGTACGGGTTAGAGCTCATAGCTTCTGAAAATTTTGTGTCAAAGGCCGTAATGGAAACTACGGGGAGTGTACTTACAAACAAGTATGCTGAAGGGTACCCTGACAAGAGATATTATGGTGGATGTCAGTTTGTAGATGTCGCTGAAAAACTTGCTATTGAAAGGGCAAAGCAATTGTTTGGTGCAGAATATGTAAATGTTCAGGCACATTCAGGGTCACAGGCTAATATGGCTGTGTATAAAAGTCTTATAAACATCGGAGACACTATATTAGGGATGAAGTTAGACCATGGAGGACATCTTACTCACGGTATGCATGTAAACTTTTCAGGGAAAGACTATAAAGTGGTTTCCTATAGCGTGAAAAAAGATGATGAACTTATAGACTATGAAGAAGTAAGAAAATTAGCTCTTGAGTCTAAGCCAAAAATAATAATAGCAGGGGCAAGTGCCTACCCTAGAATAATTGACTTTAAAAAGTTTAGGGACATAGCAGATGAAGTAGGAGCTTACCTAATGGTAGATATGGCACATATAGCAGGTCTAATAGTGGCAGGAGAACATCCAAATCCTGTAGAGTATGCCCATGTAGTAACAACAACAACTCACAAAACACTCAGAGGACCTCGTGGAGGTATGATACTCACAAATGATGAAAATATAGCAAAAAAAGTTAATAAAACAATCTTCCCAGGTATCCAGGGCGGACCACTTATGCATATAATTGCAGCAAAGGCAGTGGCTTTCAAGGAAGCATTGCAGCCTGAGTTTAAAGACTACCAGATACAGGTAGTAAAAAATGCCAAGGTACTAGCAGATGCGCTACAAAAGGGAGGTTTAAGAATCGTCAGCGGCGGTACAGACAACCACATGATGTTAGTTGACCTTACACCTAAGGGACTTACAGGTAAGGCAGTAGAAGAGGGGCTAGGTAAGGCTCATATAACTGTAAATAAAAACGGAATACCATACGACACTCAAAAACCTATGATTACTAGTGGAATCAGAATAGGAACTCCAGCTCTTACAACAAGAGGAATGAAAGAAGAAGAGATGAAAAAAGTCGCTTCATTTATATTAGCCGTTGTAGATAATATCCAAGACGATGCTAAAATAAAAGAGGTAGGAGAAGAGATAAAAGAATTTTGTAAAGATTTCCCTCTCTATAGATAATTGACACATTAAGGCTGCTTTAGGCAGCTTTTTTTTTACCAAAGAGAAAAAAAGAACATTATTTTAGAAAGTTGAAATTTAATCTAAAGATGATTTATCCATTTAAAATTGCATAAAAATATAGGTTTTTTTTAAAATAATATGGATATAAATATTATTTTAAGTGTTGACATTTAGAGAAAGTGAAATTATACTCATACTAAGAAAAGTAAAAAGCTTTTCTAAATTATTGCGACGATCTGTAGGACGTGCAGAATCTCGTAAACAACAATCTACTACACCCACTTAAGACCAGGTTGCCCACCTGGTCTTATTTTTTGTGAGTTTTAGCTTTTATTAAATTCATCTGAAATGCTCTTTTATTATAAGTATAATAGATAAGATTATATTAATTACAAGATAAAAATGATAATATAGTATCAACACTTATTGGTAAAAAATAAGTGTTTTTATAACTGTAAATATTATTTTTTAGAAAGGGATGTGTAAAAGTGAAAAAAATTTATGAGATAAATTGTGATCAAAAAGGAAGTTTCATAGAGAGGCCTAACAGATTTATAGCCAAGGTAAAACTCGACAACGGATCATTAGAGACAGTACACGTTCATGACTCAGGAAGAATAAGAGAACTCCTTTTTGAGGGGAATCGTGTGAATATAAAAAGTGCTTCAAATCCAAATCGAAAGACAAAGTGGGATATGATAAGTGCATTGAGTGACGACGGGGAAGAGATACTTATAAACTCTGCCTACCATCGATATATATCTGAAAATATTATCCGTGATCCGGAAATTTCACCCTTTGGAAAGCTAGACAGCCTAAGAGCAGAAGTTAAATACGGAAAAAGCAGGATAGACTATATGCTGACTAAAAACGGTGAGAATATATGGGTGGAGGTAAAGGGAGTGTCTCTGTCTGTAGATAAAATGGCCATGTTTCCAGATGCTCCTAGTACAAGGGCTCAAAAGCATCTAAAAGAACTAATGGAGCTTTTAGAAAAAGGTGATAAAGCTGCAGTGCTACTTCTTATTTTCAGAAAATCAGAATGTTTCAGACCTAAATGGGAAACGGATCCTGTATTCTCAGCGCTTTTTTATGAGGCAATGGAAAGAGGGGTAGAAATTTATCCGGTTCAGTTAGAACTGAAGGATGGGAATATAAATTATAAAGGGTTGTTGCCTATAGAGGAAAGAAATGAAAGAAAGCCTGTTTGACTTGATTTAAAAGTCTAAAGTGAATTTTTTTCTTGATTTTAAGGTGCTATAGAGGTATCATCTAAATGAAAGTCATATATAAATTGGAGGTATTTAAGTGTTTGAGAGTGACGGTTTTAATTACAAATTTGTACAAAACAGCAAGTGTGAATATTTTCCATGTCACGATATCAAAGATAAGGAAAAATTCAATTGTCTGTTCTGCTACTGCCCTCTATACATGATGGGTGAAGAGTGTGGTGGTAATTTCAAATATACAGAACACGGAATAAAAGATTGCTCTAAATGTGTTCTCCCTCACATTAAAGATGTGGGATATGATCATGTTCAGGAAAAAATGATGACGGTTATAGATATGGTAAAAGATGAATATTTAATTAAGAAGGTAAAAAACGGAGGCTAGATAAAAGCCCCCGTTTTTTTTATAAATATTCTTTTATGTCGATGGTAGGATGGTTTTCGTAATCGATAACCACTCCTTCCCATGTTCTTATTTTTACTGAATTTTTACTTCTAGAAAGAAGGTATTGAGGCATAATAGGAGTTTTACCCTGTCCTTTAGGAGCATTTATTATATATGTAGGGATAGCCATTCCAGATGTATAACCTCTAAGGTATTCCATGATCTCTATACCATCATCTACAGATGTGTTGAAATGAAGAGTACCCTTTACGTGTTTTGCATGGAAGATGTAATAAGGTCTTACTCTTATTTTTAACATCTCGTGGTTCAAGAGTCTCATAACGTATTTATCATTATTGATCCCGTTTAAAAGAACGGCCTGATTCCCCAGGGAAATACCTCCGTTGGCCAGTTTATCACAGGCCTCTTTAACTTCTGGAGTTATCTCCTTTGGATGGTTGAAATGTGTGTTTATATATATAGGCTGGTATTTTTTTAGCATATCCACAAGCTCGTCGGTTATTCTCTGAGGCATTGTAACTAAGGTTCTTGTTCCTAGCCTGATATAGTCGACGTGAGGAATACTTTTTAATTCTTTTAGTATCCACTCTAGCCTCTTGTCAGACAGACACAAGACATCTCCACCTGTAAGAAGGACATCTCTTATTTCTGGATTATTTCTTATATAATCTATAGATTCCATTATAACAGCGTCACTTTTATGAGTGTCTGTTTCTCCTATATTCCTTCTTCTCTGACAGTGTCTGCAATACATTGCACATTCATTGGTAGTATTTATAATTAATCTGTCTGGATATCTTCTGGTGATACTTCCAGCAGGATTTGTAAATTCTTCTCCCATAGGATCTACTTCTCCTTCAGGGTGTGCTGCTTCTGAGCCTGTGGGTACAGAAAGAAGCCTAATTGAGTCATATTTATTTTCAGGATCTATAAGAGCGGCATAGTATGGTGAAATAGCCCATCTATATGTCGCGCCCACATTTTTGATCTCTTCTTTTTCTTTTTCAGTAAGATTCACAATAAGACTAAGTGTTTCTATATCACTGATTCTATTTATAAGCTGCCATTTATAATCATTCCATTGTTCTTCAGAAGCCCCAAAATGCTTCATTAAAATTTCTTTTGATTTTTTATACTGTTCCTGCACTTTTTCTGAAAAACCTGTCGGGATAGAGTCTCTTACACTGAGGTAATCCTCAATTCTTGATTTTAATTCACCGGCTCTCTCTAGAGAAATTTCACGTCTTTTGTTCATCTGTACCTCCTCGAAATTTGTAATGTTAGTTATATCGTATATAACCCCCCCTTGATGGATGGTTGAATAATGATAATATAAAACTTATCGAACTCTTTCATTATATATCAAATATATTTTTATGTCAACTTTTGTATACTTATTCTATTTGTTTGGTAATACAAACAACACAGTTTGGAACTTCGAGTTTCACAAAAGCCCTTTACGTTTTATTTCAGAACAATTACCAGATTGTAAAATTCATGAACTATACACCAGGTATATAGTGATAGATTGTAAGAGAGAGAAATTTAAGAGATTAGTTGTAAAATGATTTCATATAAAGGCTTAAATACGTTGGATAAAAAGTATAATTGTGATATAATTCTAGGTAGACTTTGAAACGAGGAGAAATCAGGGTGGATGGAATTATAAATATAGACAAATCTTCTGGAATGACATCCTTTGATGTGGTCAGAAGACTGAAAAGAATACTAAAGATGAAAAAAATAGGACACACTGGAACTTTGGACCCCATGGCTACAGGAATACTGGTGATCTGTACAGGACGAGCAACCAGGCTGGCCCAGGATATAGAGGGACAGAGAAAGACATATATAGCAGGATTTGAATTGGGTTACAAGACTACCACATACGACACTGAGGGAGAGATAACTCACAGAACAGACAAAGGTGCCAAGAGAGAAGAACTAGAAAAAGCCTTGGAAAATTTTAGAGGTGAAATAGATCAGATTCCTCCTATGTATTCTGCTCTCAAAGTGAACGGTAAGAGGCTTTATGAATTGGCTCGAGAAGGGAAAGAAGTAGAGAGAAAATCTAGAAGGGTTACTATAGAAAATCTGGAGATACTGGATTTTGACGGAAGAAAAGGGACCTTTACCTGCACTGTGTCTAAGGGAACCTATATAAGATCTCTTATTTATGATATAGGGGAACTCTTGGGAACCTATGGGGTGATGACTTCACTAAGAAGGACACAGGTAGGAGAATATACTCTTGATATAGCCTATACCCTAGAAGAGATAGAGGACATGATGGGAAAAGAGGATTACAGTTTTTCTAAAAGTATAGAGGAAAGTTTTTTATATCCTACTATTGAGATCTCAGGAGAAAAAAATATAAAATTATTTAATAACGGAAATACTTTGATTTATGAAAAAGAAGATGGAAGATACAGAATATATAATGACAAAAAATTCCTTGGACTGGCAGAAGTAAAAAAATGTCGTCTCAAGGGTTATAAATATTATAATGTGTAGAAAGGGAGTAGTATGAAGGTAAAGAATATAGCTATTATTGCCCATGTTGATCATGGGAAAACAACTCTTGTAGACGGTATGTTGAGACAATCAGGAGTATTTGGATCTCACGAAGTTTTAAGTGAGAGGGTAATGGACAGTAACGATCTTGAAAAAGAGAGAGGAATCACAATATTTTCAAAGAAT
This window encodes:
- a CDS encoding sodium-dependent transporter, which gives rise to MKGKKGVYTASLGLIGSAIGLGNLWRFPYMVGKNGGGAFLIVYFCFVALLGIPLMLGEFVLGRSSHAGIVGAFKNFTPGKPWYLAGGLGILTSSLILGFYGVVGGWSLRFFYLSSTNALINKNPDELGNAFRSFITSPADPIFWQVLFMVITALVLISKIEGSIEKITKIMMPMLFLIIMVLCMKALVLPELGKGMAFFLKPDFSKITAGGIQAAMGQSFFSLSIGMGVLITYGSFMKRDENLLVSALHVIGTDTLVAFLIGVIVFPVAFTYGIDPESGPGLIFTTLTSLFNEIQGGYGLGVMFFLLLFLAALTTAISLLESVVTCLNNQCKLPRNTSVLIATVIITALGAVTSLSLGVWGESNIFYVLDYITVDVFLPVMAMLTSFYLGYVLELKVIKEEMSNDGIQFKYTKHLQMMLKFVCPVIIAIVLLGGLALN
- a CDS encoding DUF1385 domain-containing protein, whose translation is MKNKEITVGGQAVIEGVMMKGSKNLATAVRKPDGEIVYRKTDISSKSGKISKLPFVRGSIILFSTLILGTKELTFSANQADDTEEELSDKELFMTVTFALLLGVGLFMVLPSAIGGLLFSANKLYANILEAFLRLLFFVVYIWAISFSKDIRRVFEYHGAEHKSIYAFENGLELTPENAKQYTTLHPRCGTSFLLIVMLCSIFVFSIVDFVIPTPATMWGRIGLKAVLRVLFMPAIAGLSYEFQRFTSRNLHKKWVRTLASPGLLLQKITTKEPDLDQLEVAIVALRVAMGETVDNAVEIENKNLKVKEEHA
- a CDS encoding GGDEF domain-containing protein; the encoded protein is MNKTESKYIKIKYFLYIFAPFFILTLIFFTVVRNSSIKNEIDQIKISEKISIESVHEIILNDLSSVTSDVLYLSQNISLYKDLKKSPLDFKETSHQYFNFIKYKKIYDQIRYIDNSGLEKIRVNYKDGNPVIVENTQLQNKEERYYFKNSIKLNKGEIFMSDFDLNIEDKNIELPYKPVLRFATPVIDKSGKKLGIVIVNYLGKNILSDIENNSDLKNSSSYFMINSSSYYLIHQDKNKEWGFMFDEKKSINMKNDNPELLEEMKNNLMGQLFLDNSLFTYTKVNPTKDKYILSENPQNNYSNEDFEKYRWIIISTIPEKHFIKIKSEINHKLIWKFYIISIFIALLAFLYSKSKYSEYLSLEMIKEKNSELTEKNKEIETKKETLKKMNTYLEEKNEQLFLHSTIDPLTKTYSRRYFSELFSKELTKLKRHHLSLCCMIFDIDHFKSINDNYGHLAGDYILEAISKIIHDKIRNEDIFGRYGGDEFLIALPETELKAGKIVAEKIIKTIAEETFIFNDTSIKVTLSIGISALDDSFDTIEAAIKNSDSALYLAKKNGRNRVEVYHKS
- a CDS encoding amino acid permease, which produces MNLKKELGFWEVFSIATGAMISSGIFILPGIAFEKAGPSIILSYFLGGILALSGILNVIELATAMPKAGGDYFFVMRTLGPLFGTVSGVLSWFALSLKSAFAILGIASFIDGIFYGSVTANDMFFISIFVTIFFMVLNIIGVDVAAKFEVTLVIILICVMVLYVIVGSSSVDVSRYTPFISSFEDGKIKEIFPIFKNSGMYKIVGTTSLIFVSFGGLLKATTVAEEVKDAGNNITKGMIASIMTITILYVLMLTVTVGNIDGGYLAGSLSPISDTAKRVFGPWGYYLINFAALLAFFTTANAGIMAASRYPMALSRDGLVPPIMSTVSIKFKTPVLSILFTGTFIMLSLMLPLELLAKTASAVILLAYMLTSLCVIILRESNVKNYKPIFKAPLYPWLQISCIIIFNYFMFSLGWKVLKINVLLIIISIMVYFLYGKKRTSQEYALLHLLLRITENLGLKHGLEEELRDIIHERDEVELDEFDRLIKNAKILDLKGPVTLDELFDIEARHLTSVVDKPEHELIKLFNDREREFSTAITDFTAIPHIVVDEKDLFYLMVVRCREGIRFNEKRNSVKAVFLFISSPTLRKTHLRTLASIASLTREESYERKWMSAKNENYLRDMILLSKRERIHHKF
- the glyA gene encoding serine hydroxymethyltransferase: MNLSNLNNIDPEIYDVVLKEEDRQEYGLELIASENFVSKAVMETTGSVLTNKYAEGYPDKRYYGGCQFVDVAEKLAIERAKQLFGAEYVNVQAHSGSQANMAVYKSLINIGDTILGMKLDHGGHLTHGMHVNFSGKDYKVVSYSVKKDDELIDYEEVRKLALESKPKIIIAGASAYPRIIDFKKFRDIADEVGAYLMVDMAHIAGLIVAGEHPNPVEYAHVVTTTTHKTLRGPRGGMILTNDENIAKKVNKTIFPGIQGGPLMHIIAAKAVAFKEALQPEFKDYQIQVVKNAKVLADALQKGGLRIVSGGTDNHMMLVDLTPKGLTGKAVEEGLGKAHITVNKNGIPYDTQKPMITSGIRIGTPALTTRGMKEEEMKKVASFILAVVDNIQDDAKIKEVGEEIKEFCKDFPLYR
- the sfsA gene encoding DNA/RNA nuclease SfsA; the protein is MKKIYEINCDQKGSFIERPNRFIAKVKLDNGSLETVHVHDSGRIRELLFEGNRVNIKSASNPNRKTKWDMISALSDDGEEILINSAYHRYISENIIRDPEISPFGKLDSLRAEVKYGKSRIDYMLTKNGENIWVEVKGVSLSVDKMAMFPDAPSTRAQKHLKELMELLEKGDKAAVLLLIFRKSECFRPKWETDPVFSALFYEAMERGVEIYPVQLELKDGNINYKGLLPIEERNERKPV
- a CDS encoding cysteine-rich small domain-containing protein is translated as MFESDGFNYKFVQNSKCEYFPCHDIKDKEKFNCLFCYCPLYMMGEECGGNFKYTEHGIKDCSKCVLPHIKDVGYDHVQEKMMTVIDMVKDEYLIKKVKNGG
- the eam gene encoding glutamate 2,3-aminomutase, which produces MNKRREISLERAGELKSRIEDYLSVRDSIPTGFSEKVQEQYKKSKEILMKHFGASEEQWNDYKWQLINRISDIETLSLIVNLTEKEKEEIKNVGATYRWAISPYYAALIDPENKYDSIRLLSVPTGSEAAHPEGEVDPMGEEFTNPAGSITRRYPDRLIINTTNECAMYCRHCQRRRNIGETDTHKSDAVIMESIDYIRNNPEIRDVLLTGGDVLCLSDKRLEWILKELKSIPHVDYIRLGTRTLVTMPQRITDELVDMLKKYQPIYINTHFNHPKEITPEVKEACDKLANGGISLGNQAVLLNGINNDKYVMRLLNHEMLKIRVRPYYIFHAKHVKGTLHFNTSVDDGIEIMEYLRGYTSGMAIPTYIINAPKGQGKTPIMPQYLLSRSKNSVKIRTWEGVVIDYENHPTIDIKEYL
- the truB gene encoding tRNA pseudouridine(55) synthase TruB, which encodes MDGIINIDKSSGMTSFDVVRRLKRILKMKKIGHTGTLDPMATGILVICTGRATRLAQDIEGQRKTYIAGFELGYKTTTYDTEGEITHRTDKGAKREELEKALENFRGEIDQIPPMYSALKVNGKRLYELAREGKEVERKSRRVTIENLEILDFDGRKGTFTCTVSKGTYIRSLIYDIGELLGTYGVMTSLRRTQVGEYTLDIAYTLEEIEDMMGKEDYSFSKSIEESFLYPTIEISGEKNIKLFNNGNTLIYEKEDGRYRIYNDKKFLGLAEVKKCRLKGYKYYNV